In Tursiops truncatus isolate mTurTru1 chromosome X, mTurTru1.mat.Y, whole genome shotgun sequence, the following proteins share a genomic window:
- the KCNE5 gene encoding potassium voltage-gated channel subfamily E regulatory beta subunit 5 — MNCSESQRLRTLLSRLLLELHHRGNASGLGAGPGPSMGMGVVPDPFVSREVTSAKGNDAYLYILLIMIFYACLAGGLILAYTRSRKLVEAKDEPSQACAQHEWLPGGAPAAADAETAAGSPAEDRRPPGPAGLPAPALVRAAEGV, encoded by the coding sequence ATGAACTGCAGCGAGAGCCAGCGGCTGCGGACCCTGCTGAGCCGCCTGCTGCTCGAGCTGCACCACCGGGGCAACGCCAGCGGCCTGGGCGCCGGCCCCGGCCCGAGCATGGGCATGGGGGTCGTGCCCGACCCCTTCGTGAGCCGCGAGGTGACCAGCGCCAAGGGCAACGACGCCTATCTCTACATCCTGCTCATCATGATCTTTTACGCCTGCCTGGCCGGAGGCCTCATCCTGGCCTACACCCGCTCCCGCAAGCTCGTCGAGGCCAAGGACGAGCCGTCCCAGGCTTGCGCCCAGCACGAGTGGCTCCCGGGAGGTGCCCCGGCCGCCGCCGACGCTGAGACAGCCGCCGGATCGCCCGCCGAGGACCGccgcccgcccggccccgccGGGCTGCCCGCCCCGGCCCTCGTCCGGGCCGCCGAGGGGGTCTAG